One region of Peribacillus simplex genomic DNA includes:
- a CDS encoding anti-repressor SinI family protein encodes MKAKNELEEWVYLILEAKNLGLSIEDVREFIVGNREKKFIMS; translated from the coding sequence ATGAAAGCGAAAAATGAATTGGAAGAATGGGTTTATTTAATTTTAGAGGCTAAAAATTTAGGATTATCCATTGAAGATGTGCGGGAGTTCATTGTAGGTAATAGAGAAAAAAAGTTCATAATGAGTTAA